Proteins encoded in a region of the Microtus ochrogaster isolate Prairie Vole_2 chromosome 19, MicOch1.0, whole genome shotgun sequence genome:
- the Rfesd gene encoding Rieske domain-containing protein: protein MDPEVSEEGGDDKSTSVCVGREDDIRKSERMTAVVHDREVVIFYHKGEYHAMDIRCYHSGGPLHLGEIEDFNGQSCIVCPWHKYKITLATGEGLYQSINPKDPSARPEWCSKGIKQRIHTVTVDNGNIYVTLSKEPFKCDSDYYATGEFKVIRSSS, encoded by the exons ATGGACCCTGAAGTCTCTGAAGAAGGTGGTGACGACAAGAGCACCTCTGTCTGTGTTGGCCGAGAGGATGACATTAGAAAGTCGGAAAGAATGACAGCTGTTGTCCATGACAGAGAAGTGGTCATTTTCTACCACAAAGGGGAATACCATGCTATGGACATTCGCTGTTACc ATTCTGGAGGACCCTTGCACTTGGGAGAAATTgag GATTTCAATGGACAATCATGTATAGTTTGCCCCTGGCATAAATACAAAATCACTTTGGCAACAGGAGAAGGATTATACCAGTCTATAAACCCTAAAGACCCATCAGCAAGACCTGAGTGGTGCTCCAAGGgaataaagcaaaggatacacaCTGTGACGGTGGACAATGGCAACATTTATGTGACACTTTCTAAGGAGCCTTTTAAATGTGACTCTGATTATTATGCCACTGGAGAATTCAAAGTGATTCGGAGTTCTTCCTGA